From Streptomyces sp. NBC_00683, one genomic window encodes:
- a CDS encoding LysR family transcriptional regulator translates to MTIGGVVERREIEIFLTVGEELHFGRSAERLHVSVAMVSKTVQKLERSVGAALFERTSRRVAFTATGRRLFDDLKPAYQEVLDAFARAVASGRGVDGVLRVGFLGTATAQFVMRAAELLRTRHPGCEIRLHESRFADGTAPLHDDVIDVLLIDNFAVPVSTLAPGHSAGPMLFREAPMLAVSARHPLARRDAVEMTELARYEVLRPRAPSGQAEGTSAPGRAAGRPVPGQAARWAAPEGAERLFAPGQADSSFAPGRAPEGRGSGRSTEFGSIQEMWALVGGGHGVFPVPSHASVYDARPDVAFVPIKGAPAYEWRLIWLSAADNNRVRAFSEAACGYVAAHPDPLTATA, encoded by the coding sequence TTGACGATAGGGGGAGTCGTGGAGCGGCGTGAGATCGAGATCTTCCTTACGGTCGGCGAGGAGCTGCACTTCGGGCGCAGCGCCGAGCGACTGCACGTCTCGGTGGCCATGGTCAGCAAGACGGTCCAGAAGCTGGAACGGTCGGTCGGCGCGGCCCTCTTCGAGCGGACCAGCAGACGGGTGGCCTTCACCGCGACCGGGCGACGCCTCTTCGACGACCTGAAGCCCGCGTACCAAGAGGTCCTGGACGCCTTCGCGCGAGCGGTGGCCTCGGGCCGGGGTGTTGACGGCGTGCTGCGCGTCGGGTTCCTGGGGACGGCCACCGCACAGTTCGTGATGCGCGCGGCGGAGCTGCTGCGGACCCGGCATCCGGGATGCGAGATACGGCTGCACGAGAGCCGCTTCGCCGACGGGACGGCGCCACTGCACGACGATGTGATCGATGTCCTGCTCATCGACAATTTCGCGGTACCGGTATCGACGCTCGCACCCGGCCACAGCGCGGGCCCGATGCTGTTCCGGGAGGCGCCGATGCTCGCCGTCTCGGCTCGGCATCCGCTGGCGCGGCGGGACGCGGTGGAAATGACGGAGCTCGCCCGGTACGAGGTGCTGCGGCCGCGGGCACCCTCGGGACAGGCGGAGGGGACGTCCGCTCCCGGGCGGGCGGCCGGGAGGCCCGTCCCCGGGCAGGCGGCCCGATGGGCCGCTCCCGAGGGCGCGGAGCGGTTGTTCGCTCCGGGGCAGGCGGATTCCTCGTTCGCCCCCGGCAGAGCGCCGGAGGGCCGGGGCTCCGGGCGGAGCACGGAATTCGGCAGCATCCAGGAGATGTGGGCGCTGGTCGGCGGAGGCCACGGGGTCTTCCCCGTCCCGTCCCACGCGAGTGTGTACGACGCTCGCCCCGACGTCGCGTTCGTCCCGATCAAGGGCGCCCCGGCGTACGAATGGCGCCTGATCTGGCTCTCCGCAGCGGACAACAACCGCGTCCGGGCCTTTTCCGAAGCGGCCTGCGGCTACGTGGCGGCGCACCCCGATCCACTGACCGCGACCGCGTAG
- a CDS encoding SDR family oxidoreductase translates to MTSPALTLVLGGTGKTGRRVVRELTGRGHVVRIGSRSGGIPFDWNDSTTWQPALAGVDAVYVSYQPDLAVPGAPEAIGAFAELAVRTGARRLVLLSGRGEPEAEACEKALAASGAEWTVLRAAFFAQNFSEGDFLGPILDGELALPVGDVEEPFIDADDIAEVAATVLAEGGHTGRTYDLTGPRLLTFAQATAAIGAAAGRKIGYATVPADAYAAELAAHGAPADVTGLLTYLFTSVLDGRNAYLGDGVRQVLGRPARDFTDHAAEAATTGVWTPEATS, encoded by the coding sequence ATGACTTCTCCCGCACTCACCCTGGTCCTGGGCGGGACCGGTAAGACCGGACGCCGTGTCGTACGGGAGCTGACCGGTCGCGGCCACGTGGTCCGGATCGGCTCACGGTCCGGCGGGATCCCCTTCGACTGGAACGACTCCACGACATGGCAGCCCGCCCTTGCCGGTGTGGACGCCGTCTACGTCTCCTACCAGCCTGACCTCGCCGTCCCCGGCGCCCCCGAGGCGATCGGCGCCTTCGCCGAACTTGCGGTACGGACCGGAGCACGCCGTCTGGTGCTGCTCTCCGGGCGCGGCGAGCCGGAGGCCGAGGCCTGCGAGAAGGCGCTGGCGGCCTCGGGCGCGGAGTGGACGGTCCTGCGTGCCGCGTTCTTCGCCCAGAACTTCAGCGAGGGAGACTTCCTCGGTCCGATCCTCGACGGGGAGCTCGCACTGCCGGTCGGGGACGTCGAAGAGCCGTTCATCGATGCCGACGACATCGCCGAGGTCGCCGCCACCGTCCTCGCCGAAGGCGGGCACACAGGCCGCACCTACGACCTGACCGGCCCCCGACTGCTCACCTTCGCGCAGGCCACGGCCGCGATCGGAGCGGCGGCCGGCCGCAAGATCGGCTACGCCACGGTCCCTGCGGACGCCTACGCCGCCGAGCTCGCCGCGCACGGCGCCCCCGCCGACGTCACCGGCCTGCTGACCTACCTGTTCACGAGTGTTCTCGACGGCCGTAACGCGTATCTCGGTGACGGCGTCCGGCAGGTTCTCGGCCGGCCGGCCCGCGACTTCACCGACCATGCCGCCGAAGCCGCGACCACCGGCGTCTGGACCCCCGAGGCCACCTCGTGA
- a CDS encoding anthrone oxygenase family protein, which yields MKTLQTGTLLASVLASGLMAGLFAAFAYAVMPGLRSTSDHTLVATMQGINKSILNPVFMLPFMGSIPLIALAVFLAWRGHGRPALPWLVAALVLYLVAFAVTVAVNVPLNDQLERAGDPGSIGNLAAVRERFEAAWVTWNIVRALLHSAAFACLAWALVLYGADGFPTDRAAAPTSHGTGTLLRTGPGPFAHDGHGADH from the coding sequence GTGAAGACTCTCCAGACCGGGACCCTGCTCGCTTCCGTCCTCGCTTCCGGCCTGATGGCGGGGCTGTTCGCAGCCTTCGCCTACGCCGTGATGCCGGGGCTGCGCAGTACCTCCGACCACACGCTCGTGGCGACGATGCAAGGCATCAACAAGTCGATCCTCAACCCTGTGTTCATGCTGCCGTTCATGGGGTCGATCCCGCTGATCGCCCTGGCGGTGTTCCTCGCCTGGCGCGGTCACGGGCGGCCGGCGTTGCCCTGGCTCGTCGCCGCGCTCGTGCTCTACCTGGTCGCGTTCGCGGTGACCGTCGCGGTCAACGTCCCGCTCAACGACCAGTTGGAGCGGGCCGGCGACCCGGGCTCCATCGGAAACCTGGCCGCCGTTCGCGAGCGGTTCGAGGCGGCCTGGGTCACCTGGAACATCGTGCGCGCGCTGTTGCACTCGGCGGCCTTCGCCTGCCTGGCCTGGGCCCTCGTCCTGTACGGCGCGGACGGGTTCCCCACCGACCGGGCAGCAGCGCCCACCTCCCACGGGACCGGCACGCTGCTCCGGACAGGCCCCGGTCCCTTTGCGCACGACGGGCACGGGGCCGACCACTGA
- a CDS encoding winged helix-turn-helix transcriptional regulator, whose amino-acid sequence MATRTAAQRREEARSAYDAFLRECPTNQLLGRLSDKWVSLIVSALREGPMRYSDLGRRIAGVSQKMLTQSLRSLERDGLVTRTVTPTVPVRVDYELTELGHSLSGLLAAVKTWAETNFDRVHEARERYDEEAAA is encoded by the coding sequence ATGGCGACACGCACCGCGGCCCAGCGCCGCGAGGAAGCCCGATCCGCGTACGACGCCTTCCTCAGGGAATGCCCGACCAACCAGCTGCTCGGCCGCCTGAGCGACAAGTGGGTCAGCCTCATCGTCAGCGCCCTGCGCGAAGGTCCGATGCGCTACAGCGACCTCGGCCGCAGGATCGCCGGGGTGAGCCAGAAGATGCTCACCCAGTCGTTGCGCTCGCTGGAGCGGGACGGCCTCGTCACGCGCACCGTCACGCCGACCGTGCCCGTCCGCGTCGACTACGAACTGACGGAGCTCGGGCACAGCCTGAGCGGTCTGCTGGCCGCGGTGAAGACCTGGGCCGAGACCAACTTCGACCGGGTCCACGAGGCCCGGGAGCGGTACGACGAGGAGGCGGCGGCGTGA
- a CDS encoding NADP-dependent oxidoreductase, whose translation MRAVVVKRFGGPEAVEVVEASLPEPGPGQVRIKVAAAALNPVDAAYGGGFLVPLPKDGPLGLGWDVAGTVDAVGAGAPFAAGAEVVALAYGPAPAKAQAEYVVVDSTAVAPAPASVDAAHAATVPLNTLTAAQALDLLDLAPGSTLLVTGAAGAVGGYAVQLAHRAGITVAGMAGAADEELVRSLGADRFVERGAAAGPFDAVLDAAVLGADALAYVRDDGDYVGVIPQAGPPGVRGIRVQVVEVAADGNRLAELVKLVDAGVLTPRVARTYPLEEATDAYRRLAEGGVRGRLVLVPRTG comes from the coding sequence ATGCGTGCAGTGGTGGTCAAGAGGTTCGGCGGGCCCGAGGCCGTGGAGGTCGTGGAGGCCTCGCTGCCCGAGCCGGGTCCCGGCCAGGTGCGGATCAAGGTGGCCGCGGCAGCCCTCAACCCGGTGGACGCGGCGTACGGCGGGGGCTTCCTCGTCCCGCTGCCGAAGGACGGGCCGCTGGGGCTCGGATGGGACGTGGCGGGGACCGTGGACGCGGTGGGCGCGGGGGCGCCGTTCGCCGCCGGGGCCGAGGTGGTGGCGCTGGCGTACGGACCGGCGCCGGCCAAGGCCCAGGCCGAGTACGTGGTGGTGGACAGCACCGCGGTCGCGCCCGCCCCGGCCTCGGTGGACGCGGCCCACGCGGCGACCGTGCCGCTGAACACCCTGACCGCCGCGCAGGCACTGGACCTGCTGGACCTGGCTCCCGGGTCCACGCTGCTGGTCACGGGCGCGGCGGGTGCGGTCGGCGGATACGCGGTGCAGCTGGCCCACCGGGCCGGGATCACGGTCGCCGGGATGGCCGGAGCCGCCGACGAGGAGCTCGTACGGTCCCTCGGCGCGGACCGGTTCGTGGAACGCGGCGCGGCGGCGGGCCCGTTCGACGCGGTACTGGACGCGGCCGTGCTGGGCGCCGACGCGCTGGCGTACGTCCGCGACGACGGGGACTACGTGGGCGTCATCCCGCAGGCGGGCCCTCCGGGCGTGCGGGGCATCCGGGTCCAGGTCGTGGAGGTGGCCGCCGACGGCAACCGGCTCGCCGAGCTGGTGAAGCTGGTCGACGCGGGCGTCCTGACACCGCGGGTGGCGCGCACCTACCCCCTGGAGGAGGCGACCGACGCGTACCGCCGTCTCGCGGAGGGCGGCGTACGGGGGCGGCTCGTCCTGGTGCCGCGAACGGGCTGA
- the pip gene encoding prolyl aminopeptidase, whose protein sequence is MDRAPDEKYPPTEPYDRGMLDVGDGNLVYWEVCGNPAGKPALVVHGGPGSGCGTWARQYFDPDLYRVVLFDQRNCGRSTPHASDPAADMRHNTTPHLIADMELLRTRLGIEKWLLYGGSWGSTLILAYAEQYPEHVSEIVIAAVTTTRRSEIDWLYRGAGQIFPEAWDLFRAGVPEAEGPDGLVAAYARRMESPDPDVRAGATADWCAWEDAVLSMEAYTGPAPYSGRPDRAREAFVRICSHYFAHAAWLEEGRLIRDAGRLAGIPGVLVHGRFDLGGPLTTAWELAKAWPDAELTVIDAAGHLGGPATSRAVLAALDRFALRG, encoded by the coding sequence GTGGACCGCGCGCCGGACGAGAAGTACCCGCCGACCGAGCCGTACGACCGGGGCATGCTCGACGTCGGCGACGGCAACCTCGTGTACTGGGAGGTCTGCGGCAACCCGGCCGGCAAACCGGCCCTCGTCGTCCACGGCGGTCCGGGCTCGGGGTGCGGCACCTGGGCCCGGCAGTACTTCGACCCGGACCTGTACCGGGTCGTCCTGTTCGACCAGCGCAACTGCGGCCGCTCCACCCCGCACGCGAGCGACCCGGCCGCCGACATGCGGCACAACACGACACCCCACCTGATCGCCGACATGGAGCTGCTGCGCACCCGGCTCGGCATCGAGAAGTGGCTGCTGTACGGGGGCTCCTGGGGCTCCACGCTGATCCTGGCGTACGCGGAGCAGTACCCGGAGCACGTCTCGGAGATCGTGATCGCCGCGGTGACGACGACCCGGCGCAGCGAGATCGACTGGCTGTACCGGGGCGCGGGGCAGATCTTCCCCGAGGCCTGGGACCTGTTCCGGGCCGGTGTCCCGGAGGCGGAGGGGCCGGACGGCCTCGTCGCCGCGTACGCCCGCCGGATGGAGAGCCCCGACCCGGACGTACGGGCCGGGGCGACGGCCGACTGGTGTGCCTGGGAGGACGCGGTGCTGTCCATGGAGGCGTACACCGGACCGGCCCCGTACAGCGGCCGGCCGGACCGAGCCCGGGAGGCCTTCGTCCGGATCTGTTCGCACTACTTCGCCCACGCGGCGTGGCTGGAGGAGGGCCGGCTGATCCGCGACGCGGGCCGCCTCGCCGGTATCCCCGGGGTCCTGGTGCACGGCCGCTTCGACCTGGGCGGACCGCTGACCACGGCGTGGGAGCTGGCCAAGGCGTGGCCGGACGCCGAGCTGACGGTCATCGACGCGGCGGGCCACCTGGGCGGCCCGGCGACCAGCCGCGCGGTGCTGGCGGCGCTGGACAGGTTCGCGCTGCGGGGGTGA
- a CDS encoding aldo/keto reductase — protein sequence MKYTQLGRTGLKVSRLVLGTMNFGPQTDEPTSHGILDAALDAGLNFVDTANVYGWGENKGRTEEIVGTWFAEGGGRRDKTVLATKVYGNMAGDGATVWPNHDRLSAVNIRRAVDASLKRLQTDYIDIYQFHHIDRHTPFEEIWQAIDVLVQQGKILYAASSNFPGYKIAQANELAKAHGRVGLVSEQCLYNLAERRAEMEVIPAAQEYGLGVIPWSPLHGGLLGGVLKKEAEGKRRKDGRSASALERTEVREQVKAYEDLLDKHGLEPGEVALAWLLTRPGVTGPIVGPRTQEQLDSALRALELELSEEILASLDEIFPGPGPSPEAFAW from the coding sequence ATGAAGTACACGCAGCTCGGACGCACCGGACTCAAAGTCAGCCGACTCGTCCTCGGCACGATGAACTTCGGTCCGCAGACCGACGAACCGACCAGCCACGGCATCCTGGACGCCGCCCTCGACGCAGGTCTGAACTTCGTGGACACCGCCAATGTCTACGGGTGGGGTGAGAACAAGGGCCGTACCGAGGAGATCGTCGGCACCTGGTTCGCGGAGGGTGGCGGACGTCGCGACAAGACGGTCCTCGCCACCAAGGTGTACGGGAACATGGCCGGTGACGGAGCCACCGTATGGCCCAACCACGACCGGCTCAGCGCGGTGAACATCCGCCGGGCCGTGGACGCTTCCCTCAAGCGCCTGCAGACCGACTACATCGACATCTACCAGTTCCACCACATCGACAGGCACACGCCGTTCGAGGAGATCTGGCAGGCGATCGACGTCCTGGTCCAGCAGGGCAAGATCCTCTACGCGGCCTCCTCCAACTTCCCCGGCTACAAGATCGCCCAGGCCAACGAGCTGGCGAAGGCGCACGGCCGTGTCGGCCTCGTCAGCGAGCAGTGCCTGTACAACCTGGCCGAGCGCCGCGCGGAGATGGAGGTCATCCCTGCCGCGCAGGAGTACGGCCTCGGCGTCATCCCGTGGTCGCCGCTGCACGGCGGCCTGCTCGGCGGTGTGCTCAAGAAGGAGGCCGAGGGCAAGCGCCGCAAGGACGGCCGCTCGGCGAGCGCGCTGGAGCGCACGGAGGTCCGTGAGCAGGTCAAGGCGTACGAGGACCTGCTGGACAAGCACGGTCTTGAGCCCGGCGAGGTCGCCCTCGCATGGCTGCTGACCCGGCCCGGAGTGACCGGCCCGATCGTCGGCCCGCGCACCCAGGAACAGCTGGACTCGGCGCTGCGCGCCCTCGAACTGGAGCTGAGCGAGGAGATCCTCGCCTCTCTGGACGAGATCTTCCCGGGTCCCGGCCCGTCCCCGGAGGCCTTCGCCTGGTGA
- a CDS encoding helix-turn-helix transcriptional regulator, with protein MQHFEEGAPDAELTPDGLRLYEYATGVASFTPSEAQCALGLDEKELVTAVRRLEALRLLRRDADCPDRLTVVSPQFAAGQLLWPMEHQIRQQSESVERIRTALAALGPCYQNGQQRQQAKEVELLTDIADVRRLIDQLTDSCRTEALHVQPGGARDPEALLKARGSMGRLLERGVSSRSIYQHPARYSQHTVEFAEWMMERGAEVRTLADGPDRMLIYDRKAAVVSVQGDSAHALVVYEPNLVAFMVSSFETAWRAAEPFPVGFDREWAKQVSEDLRQSIVRLLTEGLDDKVISRRLGMSVRTVQRHVAEIMRSLDAKSRFQTGYLIGLDKGGAPPA; from the coding sequence ATGCAGCACTTCGAGGAGGGGGCCCCGGATGCGGAGCTGACTCCCGACGGCCTGAGGCTCTATGAGTACGCAACCGGGGTTGCCTCGTTCACCCCGTCCGAAGCCCAGTGCGCGCTCGGCCTGGACGAGAAGGAGCTGGTCACGGCCGTGCGGCGGCTGGAGGCCCTGCGGCTGCTGCGGCGGGACGCCGACTGCCCGGACCGGCTCACCGTGGTCTCACCGCAGTTCGCGGCCGGCCAGCTGCTGTGGCCGATGGAGCATCAGATACGGCAGCAGTCGGAAAGCGTCGAGCGGATACGGACGGCCCTCGCCGCGCTGGGCCCCTGCTACCAGAACGGCCAGCAGCGCCAGCAGGCCAAGGAAGTGGAGCTGCTGACCGACATCGCCGACGTACGGCGGCTGATCGACCAGCTGACGGACAGCTGCCGGACCGAGGCGCTCCATGTGCAGCCGGGGGGCGCCCGGGACCCCGAGGCGCTGCTCAAAGCGCGGGGCAGCATGGGGCGGCTGCTGGAACGCGGAGTCAGCAGCCGCTCGATCTACCAGCACCCGGCCCGCTACAGCCAGCACACGGTGGAGTTCGCCGAGTGGATGATGGAGCGCGGGGCCGAGGTGCGGACCCTGGCGGACGGCCCCGACCGGATGCTGATCTACGACCGCAAAGCGGCCGTGGTCAGCGTGCAGGGCGACTCGGCCCACGCTCTCGTGGTGTACGAGCCCAACCTCGTGGCGTTCATGGTGTCCTCCTTCGAGACCGCCTGGCGGGCAGCCGAACCCTTCCCGGTGGGCTTCGACCGCGAGTGGGCCAAACAGGTCTCCGAGGATCTGCGCCAGTCGATCGTCCGGCTGCTGACCGAGGGGCTGGACGACAAGGTCATCTCGCGCAGGCTGGGCATGTCGGTGCGGACCGTGCAACGCCACGTCGCCGAGATCATGCGCTCCCTCGACGCGAAGAGCCGTTTCCAGACCGGCTATCTGATCGGTCTGGACAAGGGCGGTGCTCCGCCCGCGTAG
- a CDS encoding chorismate mutase, with translation MSDDVATLDQQIIQLVGRRAAAARKQTHARVSSGSSRTSLAEENAAIDRYSEELGRPGVNLALLVLGLSDRMPAR, from the coding sequence ATGTCCGACGACGTCGCCACCCTCGATCAGCAGATCATCCAACTCGTCGGCCGCCGCGCGGCGGCAGCCCGCAAGCAGACCCACGCCCGCGTGAGCTCCGGCAGCTCCCGGACCTCGCTCGCCGAGGAGAACGCGGCCATCGACCGCTACAGCGAGGAACTCGGCAGGCCCGGGGTCAATCTGGCCCTTCTGGTGCTCGGCCTCTCCGACCGGATGCCGGCCCGGTGA
- a CDS encoding MFS transporter: MLRTPDGLAALRRRSVNRILVLHGLSSFCYGMVFPFIGIHLAAQPDIGTAGVAVYYGVSGLANLAVSLLLASAAVRFPRHALGITGLLLWLSCFLLLTQGHNLVTAGAAAVLGGAGQGCFMAAIIPIVNSLVPPQERRQVFARRYQILNATLAAGSLLAGLVLTVFSRDAITWLLIANALGYLPVALALGLARKVPEIAEPTETAGTSETTEASETAETADAEPAGKSTGAAAHALGTGMLIKAALGAALFQFGAYLIGYSQFEATAPLVADHLMDTGIGWISVMLTLNVVVIVSLQRPITKLLEKRPEEHGLRIAVALWAAGLLVAGFTAFGPGPVRLTGLLAYAVLFALGECAYSCSFHPWLISKVPDRELTRASALCNSMMGVGMFFGPSIGVALISLDHAAWVWLPLAALCGLVALTTLRRRTRTTTSAPTDPDLVPAG, translated from the coding sequence ATGCTCCGGACGCCCGACGGTCTGGCCGCGCTACGCCGCAGGTCGGTCAACCGCATCCTGGTCCTGCACGGCCTGTCGTCGTTCTGCTACGGCATGGTCTTCCCGTTCATCGGCATCCATCTGGCGGCCCAGCCCGACATCGGCACCGCCGGGGTCGCCGTCTACTACGGCGTCTCCGGCCTCGCCAACCTGGCCGTCTCGCTGCTGCTCGCCTCGGCGGCGGTCCGCTTCCCCCGGCACGCCCTCGGCATCACCGGGCTGCTGCTCTGGCTCAGCTGCTTCCTGCTCCTGACCCAGGGCCACAACCTCGTCACCGCCGGGGCCGCGGCGGTCCTGGGAGGCGCCGGCCAGGGCTGCTTCATGGCCGCGATCATCCCGATCGTCAACTCCCTGGTTCCGCCCCAGGAGCGCCGGCAGGTCTTCGCCCGCCGCTACCAGATCCTCAACGCCACCCTCGCGGCCGGCTCGCTGCTGGCCGGCCTCGTCCTCACCGTCTTCTCCCGCGACGCGATCACCTGGCTGCTCATCGCGAACGCGCTCGGGTACCTTCCGGTGGCCCTCGCGCTCGGTCTGGCCCGCAAGGTCCCCGAGATCGCGGAGCCGACGGAGACCGCCGGGACCAGTGAGACCACCGAGGCGAGTGAGACCGCTGAGACCGCCGACGCGGAGCCGGCCGGGAAGTCCACCGGCGCCGCCGCCCACGCCCTGGGCACCGGCATGCTCATCAAGGCCGCCCTCGGCGCCGCACTCTTCCAGTTCGGCGCCTACCTGATCGGCTACAGCCAGTTCGAGGCCACCGCCCCGCTGGTGGCCGACCACCTCATGGACACGGGCATCGGCTGGATCTCCGTGATGCTCACCCTCAACGTCGTGGTCATCGTGTCCCTCCAGCGGCCGATCACCAAGCTGCTGGAGAAGCGCCCCGAGGAACACGGTCTGCGCATCGCGGTCGCCCTGTGGGCCGCCGGCCTCCTGGTCGCCGGTTTCACGGCCTTCGGCCCGGGCCCCGTGAGGCTCACCGGACTGCTGGCGTACGCCGTCCTCTTCGCCCTCGGCGAGTGCGCGTACTCCTGCTCCTTCCATCCCTGGCTGATCTCCAAGGTCCCCGACCGCGAGCTCACCCGCGCCAGCGCCCTGTGCAACTCGATGATGGGCGTCGGCATGTTCTTCGGCCCCTCGATCGGCGTCGCGCTGATCTCCCTGGACCACGCGGCCTGGGTCTGGCTGCCGCTCGCCGCGCTCTGCGGTCTCGTCGCCCTCACCACCTTGCGCCGCAGGACCCGCACCACCACCTCCGCCCCCACGGATCCGGATCTCGTACCCGCCGGCTGA
- a CDS encoding cyclase family protein codes for MTSAVDTQPSSPTAPLLAGLLDGSVEVVDLTSPLNEETPLIQLPPERGQPWAFEREVISHYDEAGPTVYWNNIRLSEHTGTHFDAPIHWVTGKDLDDVSQVPPQRLVAPACVLDFSAEATADPDFLLQRHHVEAWQEEHGPLIAGGWLLYRTGWESRQGSQDDFLNGRHTPGISTECARWLAEETGIIGVGVETVGTDAGQAGEFGDQPYPCHWYFHGADKYGITQLRNLHRLPPRGAVLITAPLPIVGGSGSPARVLALVTR; via the coding sequence ATGACCTCCGCCGTGGACACCCAGCCCTCCAGCCCGACCGCCCCCCTGCTGGCCGGCCTGCTCGACGGCTCCGTGGAAGTCGTCGACCTCACGTCGCCGCTCAACGAGGAGACCCCGCTGATCCAGCTCCCACCGGAGCGAGGCCAGCCATGGGCCTTCGAACGGGAGGTGATCAGCCATTACGACGAGGCCGGACCCACCGTCTACTGGAACAACATCCGCCTCTCCGAGCACACCGGCACCCACTTCGACGCCCCCATCCACTGGGTCACCGGCAAGGACCTCGACGACGTCTCCCAGGTACCGCCGCAGCGCCTGGTCGCCCCCGCGTGCGTACTGGACTTCTCCGCCGAGGCCACCGCCGATCCCGACTTCCTGCTCCAGCGCCACCACGTCGAGGCATGGCAGGAGGAGCACGGCCCCCTCATCGCGGGCGGCTGGCTGCTCTACCGCACCGGCTGGGAGTCCCGACAGGGCTCCCAGGACGACTTCCTCAACGGCCGGCACACACCCGGCATCTCCACCGAGTGCGCCCGATGGCTGGCCGAGGAGACCGGGATCATCGGCGTCGGCGTGGAGACCGTCGGCACCGACGCAGGCCAGGCCGGCGAGTTCGGGGACCAGCCCTACCCCTGCCACTGGTACTTCCACGGCGCGGACAAGTACGGCATCACCCAGCTGCGCAACCTGCACCGGCTCCCTCCCCGGGGTGCCGTGCTGATCACCGCGCCGCTGCCCATCGTCGGCGGTTCCGGCAGTCCGGCCCGGGTGCTCGCCCTCGTGACCCGCTGA
- the ilvE gene encoding branched-chain-amino-acid transaminase — protein MTTPQLPTHAWLNGTIVDWDQCTVHARSQGAFWGANVFEGLRAYRRPGRSGLAVFRIDEHLARLRRSMKSLRMEIPYTDDELKAGVLDVLKANAFEEDVHICVVAYFNMGPNADPLSHTDDAGVHITSTRAPRGRGFEGGLAATVSSWRRISDDSMPPRIKAGANYHNSRLAHHEAIRNGYDTTLLLNQRGSVSEAPGSCVAMLHEGKLITPPGTSGVLEGITVATVGELARKELGIPMERREIDRTELYTADEIFVAGTLAEVAPVTSLDRIPVGDGAPGVMVRKLQDLYDSVVRGEHPDYRHWSTIVQTTGEK, from the coding sequence GTGACCACACCCCAACTTCCCACTCACGCCTGGCTCAACGGCACCATCGTCGACTGGGACCAGTGCACCGTCCACGCCCGGTCCCAGGGCGCGTTCTGGGGCGCCAACGTCTTCGAGGGGCTGCGCGCCTACCGCCGCCCCGGCCGGAGCGGTCTCGCGGTCTTCCGCATCGACGAGCACCTGGCCCGGCTGCGCCGTTCGATGAAGAGCCTGCGGATGGAGATCCCTTACACCGACGACGAGCTCAAGGCCGGTGTACTCGACGTCCTCAAGGCCAACGCGTTCGAGGAGGACGTACACATCTGCGTCGTCGCGTACTTCAACATGGGCCCGAACGCGGACCCGCTCAGCCACACCGACGACGCCGGCGTCCACATCACCTCCACCCGCGCCCCGCGCGGCCGGGGCTTCGAGGGCGGTCTGGCCGCCACCGTCTCCTCCTGGCGCCGCATCAGCGACGACTCCATGCCGCCGCGCATCAAGGCGGGCGCCAACTACCACAACAGCCGTCTCGCCCACCACGAGGCCATCCGCAACGGCTACGACACCACGCTCCTGCTCAACCAGCGCGGCAGCGTCTCCGAGGCCCCGGGCTCCTGCGTGGCGATGCTGCACGAGGGCAAGCTCATCACCCCGCCCGGCACCAGCGGCGTCCTCGAAGGCATCACCGTCGCCACCGTCGGCGAGCTCGCCCGGAAGGAACTCGGCATCCCCATGGAGCGCCGTGAGATCGACCGCACCGAGCTCTACACCGCCGACGAGATCTTCGTCGCCGGCACCCTCGCCGAGGTCGCCCCCGTCACCAGCCTCGACCGCATACCGGTCGGCGACGGAGCCCCGGGCGTGATGGTCCGCAAGCTCCAGGACCTCTACGACTCGGTGGTCCGGGGCGAGCACCCCGACTACCGGCACTGGTCCACCATCGTCCAGACCACCGGGGAGAAGTGA